The following proteins are encoded in a genomic region of Bacteroidota bacterium:
- the rpsJ gene encoding 30S ribosomal protein S10 gives MAGKKIRIKLKSYDHILIDKSTEKIIKTVKSTGASVSGPIPLPTRKTIYTVLRSPHVDKKSREQFETRTHKRIIDIHNSSAKTIDSLGKLDIPAGVDIEIKL, from the coding sequence GTGGCCGGTAAGAAAATTAGAATTAAGTTAAAATCGTACGATCATATACTTATAGATAAATCGACCGAAAAAATAATTAAAACAGTTAAAAGTACGGGAGCTTCGGTTTCCGGTCCGATACCGTTGCCTACCCGTAAAACGATATACACGGTATTACGATCACCTCATGTCGATAAAAAATCGCGTGAACAATTTGAGACCCGTACACACAAAAGAATTATAGATATCCATAATTCTAGCGCTAAAACAATCGATTCTTTAGGTAAACTAGATATCCCTGCCGGAGTTGACATAGAGATTAAACTCTAA
- the rplC gene encoding 50S ribosomal protein L3, giving the protein MLGILGKKIGMSAIFDDNGNRIPVTIIEAGPCTVTDVKSVEINGYNAIQLGFGQVKEKNLTKPVLGHFKKNNLEPVRHLREFRVDSVAEYKVGDSIDLGIFTVGEKIKVSGKSKGKGFQGVMRRHGFGGVGGTTHGQSDRLRAPGSIGASSYPSRVFPGQRMAGRMGNDNVSVRNLQVIRIIAEKNIILVKGAVPGAINSIVELYKK; this is encoded by the coding sequence ATGTTAGGAATACTTGGTAAAAAAATTGGAATGTCTGCTATATTTGACGATAATGGCAACAGAATACCTGTGACCATCATCGAGGCAGGCCCCTGCACCGTAACTGATGTAAAAAGTGTTGAAATCAACGGCTACAACGCAATTCAGTTAGGCTTTGGTCAGGTTAAAGAGAAAAATTTGACCAAACCGGTCTTAGGTCACTTCAAAAAGAACAACCTCGAGCCGGTGCGTCATCTCAGAGAATTCCGCGTAGATTCCGTGGCAGAGTATAAAGTGGGTGACAGCATTGATCTCGGTATCTTTACTGTTGGAGAGAAGATAAAAGTCTCCGGCAAAAGTAAAGGTAAAGGATTTCAGGGCGTTATGAGAAGGCACGGTTTCGGTGGAGTCGGCGGAACGACACACGGTCAGTCTGACAGGTTAAGAGCACCCGGTTCTATTGGTGCATCATCTTATCCATCCAGGGTTTTCCCGGGTCAGAGAATGGCAGGAAGAATGGGAAATGATAATGTCTCGGTAAGAAATCTTCAGGTCATTAGAATCATCGCAGAGAAAAACATAATTTTAGTTAAGGGCGCTGTTCCGGGTGCCATAAATTCAATTGTAGAGTTATACAAAAAATAG
- the fusA gene encoding elongation factor G produces MSKKTPIDRVRNIGIMAHIDAGKTTTTERILYYTGRLHRIGEVHDGAATMDWMEQEKERGITITSAATTCLWNDHQINIIDTPGHVDFTVEVERSLRVLDGAIALFCAVGGVEPQSETVWRQADKYGVPRIAFINKMDRIGADFYNALEMIRERLGANAIPLALPIGAGDIFAGVIDLIEFKAIMYHDDSLGKEFDIIEIPKDLIEIAQKYRTEMLEAVSDVDDTLLVKYLDGEEISAAEIRTVLRKATIDNVIIPVLCGASFKNKGIQMLLDSVIDFLPSPKDAAKIEAHHIGINDQVTRNVTEDEKFTALAFKIMNDPYVGKLTFFRVYTGKLEAGSYVYNSVSGKKERISRLLQMHANHREEITQVRAGDIGAAVGLKFTRTGDTLCSEDDPVVLERMVFPEPVIQIAIEPKTKADQDRLSESLSKLADEDPTFRVHVDEETGQTIIAGMGELHLEIIVDRLRREFKVDANVGKPQVAYRETITESVEAEGKFVKQSGGRGKFGHVWLEVSPNEPGKGFEFINGIVGGVVPKEYIPAVSAGVQEAMRNGVVAGYPMVDIKVRLFDGSYHDVDSDEISFKVAGSMGFQIAAKKAKPVILEPIVAVEVVSPEEYLGDVMGDLNSRRGRIEGFSARKDAQVIKAKVPLSEMFGYATVLRSMTQGRAIYTMQFSHYSDVPKSIAEEISEKSSGRRSASTV; encoded by the coding sequence ATGAGCAAAAAGACACCTATAGATAGAGTTCGTAATATCGGAATCATGGCACACATTGATGCCGGTAAAACGACAACGACTGAAAGGATACTGTATTATACAGGCCGTTTGCACCGGATCGGCGAAGTACATGATGGTGCTGCGACTATGGACTGGATGGAACAGGAAAAGGAAAGAGGCATTACCATCACAAGTGCTGCAACCACATGTTTATGGAATGACCACCAAATAAATATTATTGATACCCCCGGGCATGTCGACTTCACAGTTGAAGTTGAGAGATCGCTCAGAGTACTTGATGGAGCAATAGCTCTGTTTTGTGCTGTAGGCGGAGTTGAACCACAGTCTGAGACTGTGTGGAGACAAGCTGATAAATATGGTGTTCCAAGAATCGCATTCATCAACAAGATGGACAGAATTGGCGCCGATTTTTACAACGCACTCGAAATGATTCGTGAACGGCTCGGAGCAAACGCCATTCCACTGGCTCTGCCTATCGGTGCCGGAGATATCTTCGCAGGGGTAATTGATCTTATTGAATTCAAAGCCATAATGTATCATGATGATTCACTTGGAAAAGAATTCGATATCATCGAGATTCCTAAAGATCTTATAGAGATTGCACAGAAATACAGAACCGAGATGCTTGAGGCTGTCTCTGATGTCGATGATACCCTTTTGGTTAAATACCTTGACGGGGAAGAGATATCAGCCGCTGAAATAAGAACGGTTCTCAGAAAAGCTACAATTGATAATGTTATTATACCGGTTTTGTGCGGTGCCTCCTTCAAGAACAAAGGCATTCAGATGCTTCTTGATTCGGTAATCGATTTTCTGCCGTCACCAAAAGATGCAGCCAAGATTGAAGCCCACCACATCGGCATTAATGACCAGGTAACAAGAAATGTTACCGAAGACGAGAAGTTTACAGCGCTTGCATTCAAGATCATGAACGATCCTTATGTAGGAAAGCTGACCTTCTTCAGAGTTTATACAGGTAAACTTGAAGCCGGATCGTATGTTTATAACTCCGTATCCGGGAAAAAAGAAAGAATCAGCCGTTTGTTGCAGATGCATGCCAACCACCGTGAGGAAATTACACAGGTAAGGGCAGGCGACATTGGAGCAGCAGTCGGGCTTAAGTTTACAAGAACCGGTGATACCCTTTGCAGTGAAGATGATCCTGTGGTTCTTGAAAGAATGGTATTCCCTGAACCTGTAATTCAGATTGCCATTGAGCCCAAAACAAAAGCTGATCAGGATAGACTTTCTGAATCTCTTTCAAAACTCGCTGATGAAGATCCGACCTTCAGAGTCCATGTTGACGAAGAAACAGGACAGACCATCATCGCCGGCATGGGTGAGCTCCATTTGGAGATTATCGTTGACCGTCTTAGAAGAGAATTCAAAGTTGACGCAAATGTAGGCAAGCCACAAGTGGCTTACAGAGAGACTATTACTGAAAGTGTTGAAGCTGAAGGTAAATTTGTTAAGCAGTCCGGTGGTAGAGGTAAATTCGGTCATGTATGGCTCGAAGTCAGCCCCAACGAACCCGGCAAAGGTTTCGAATTTATCAACGGTATCGTCGGTGGAGTTGTTCCTAAAGAGTATATCCCTGCAGTTTCTGCCGGTGTTCAGGAAGCAATGCGTAATGGTGTTGTCGCCGGATATCCAATGGTAGATATAAAGGTGAGACTTTTTGACGGCTCATATCACGATGTCGATTCCGATGAAATATCATTCAAGGTAGCCGGTTCGATGGGCTTCCAGATTGCAGCTAAAAAAGCCAAACCTGTTATATTGGAACCAATAGTAGCGGTTGAAGTGGTTTCTCCCGAAGAATATCTCGGAGATGTCATGGGCGATCTGAACTCGAGAAGGGGAAGAATCGAAGGATTCTCAGCCAGAAAAGATGCTCAGGTAATCAAGGCTAAAGTTCCTCTTTCGGAAATGTTCGGCTATGCAACAGTTCTCAGGTCGATGACCCAGGGACGCGCAATATACACTATGCAGTTCTCGCACTATTCTGATGTGCCTAAATCAATTGCTGAAGAGATATCGGAAAAATCTTCCGGTAGAAGATCAGCTTCAACTGTCTGA
- the rplD gene encoding 50S ribosomal protein L4, with product MLVDVYKTDGTVSGQVELNDGVFSVEPNHHVLYLASKVYLANQRQGTHKSKERGEIRGGGKKPWRQKGRGGARAGTTRSPLWVGGGRIFGPKPRDYRLKVPRKVAMLAKRSALSLKNSEERLVVVENFTYEAPRTKDFVSLLQALKLDGKKVLVLTSEHNENVYKSGRNIERVKVLSVNSVSTYDILNSQVLLLQSGAVEYFNNTYSKEKAAAE from the coding sequence ATGTTAGTCGATGTTTATAAAACAGACGGTACAGTCTCCGGACAGGTAGAATTGAATGATGGAGTTTTCTCGGTAGAACCCAATCATCATGTACTCTACCTCGCTTCCAAAGTGTATCTTGCCAATCAAAGACAAGGTACTCATAAAAGCAAAGAAAGAGGCGAAATTAGAGGCGGCGGCAAGAAGCCTTGGAGACAAAAAGGAAGAGGCGGAGCGCGTGCCGGTACAACCAGATCACCATTGTGGGTGGGTGGCGGAAGAATCTTTGGCCCAAAACCAAGAGACTACCGGTTAAAAGTGCCGCGCAAAGTTGCGATGCTCGCAAAGAGATCTGCTCTTTCGCTCAAGAATTCTGAAGAAAGATTGGTTGTTGTAGAAAACTTCACATATGAAGCACCCAGAACTAAAGACTTTGTTTCTTTGCTCCAGGCTTTAAAACTTGATGGTAAAAAGGTTCTTGTTCTTACTTCTGAACACAATGAGAATGTTTACAAATCAGGTAGAAATATCGAGAGAGTAAAAGTTCTAAGTGTAAACAGTGTTTCTACATACGACATATTGAATAGCCAGGTATTGCTCCTTCAGTCAGGAGCGGTAGAATATTTTAACAATACTTATTCTAAAGAAAAGGCAGCGGCTGAGTAG
- the rplW gene encoding 50S ribosomal protein L23, whose protein sequence is MKEVLVKPLYTEKSVKMLSARKYGFEVSWSSNKIEIANAIEKKFGVNVISVNTIKNRGKVKTSFRKTGRFTGKTPRFKKAYVTLKQGDKIELFEQA, encoded by the coding sequence ATGAAAGAAGTATTAGTAAAGCCACTATACACTGAAAAAAGCGTTAAGATGCTTTCCGCCCGCAAATACGGGTTTGAAGTAAGCTGGAGCTCGAACAAAATTGAGATAGCGAACGCGATTGAAAAAAAGTTCGGTGTGAATGTAATATCGGTAAACACAATTAAAAACAGAGGCAAGGTAAAGACATCTTTCAGGAAAACCGGAAGGTTCACCGGAAAAACGCCTCGGTTCAAGAAAGCCTATGTTACTCTTAAACAGGGCGATAAGATTGAATTATTTGAACAAGCTTAG
- the tuf gene encoding elongation factor Tu, which produces MAKEKFDRSKPHVNIGTIGHVDHGKTTLTAAITMALANKGLSQVRTFDSIDNAPEEKARGITIATAHVEYSTENRHYAHVDCPGHADYVKNMITGAAQMDGAILVVAATDGPMPQTREHILLARQVGVPRIVVFLNKVDMMEDEELLELVEMELRELLQKNEFDGDNTPIVRGSALQALEAGASNAPTDDERYGCIWNLMAAVDEWILLPERSVDKPFLMPVEDVFSITGRGTVATGRVERGEIELGKEIELVGLGQHKKTVITGIEMFRKELDKAQAGDNAGILMRGVGKDEIERGMVLAKPGSITPHTEFECQVYVLSKEEGGRHKPFSNGYRPQFYFRTTDVTGVVTLENADDIVMPGDNRSMRVKLISEIAMEEGLRFAIREGGRTVGAGTVTKIIE; this is translated from the coding sequence ATGGCCAAAGAAAAATTTGACAGGTCTAAACCGCATGTCAACATTGGAACCATCGGTCATGTTGACCACGGAAAAACAACTTTGACAGCCGCCATTACGATGGCATTAGCAAACAAAGGCTTGTCGCAGGTTAGAACATTCGATTCTATCGACAACGCCCCTGAAGAAAAAGCAAGAGGTATAACAATCGCTACTGCGCATGTTGAGTACTCGACAGAGAACAGACACTATGCGCATGTTGACTGCCCGGGTCACGCGGATTATGTAAAGAACATGATCACCGGTGCTGCTCAGATGGATGGTGCCATCCTCGTTGTTGCTGCAACTGACGGACCGATGCCACAGACCAGAGAGCACATCCTCCTCGCAAGACAGGTTGGTGTTCCCCGTATTGTAGTGTTCCTCAACAAAGTTGACATGATGGAAGATGAAGAACTTCTCGAGCTCGTGGAAATGGAACTCAGAGAACTTCTCCAGAAGAATGAATTTGATGGTGACAACACACCAATCGTTAGAGGATCAGCTCTCCAGGCTCTCGAAGCCGGCGCAAGCAACGCTCCAACAGATGATGAAAGATACGGCTGTATCTGGAACCTCATGGCAGCAGTTGACGAGTGGATTCTTCTCCCTGAAAGAAGTGTTGACAAACCATTCCTGATGCCGGTAGAGGATGTTTTCTCGATCACAGGTCGTGGAACAGTTGCTACAGGTAGAGTTGAAAGAGGCGAAATCGAGCTTGGAAAAGAAATCGAACTCGTAGGCCTTGGCCAGCACAAGAAAACCGTTATCACCGGTATCGAGATGTTCAGAAAAGAACTTGATAAAGCTCAGGCTGGTGACAATGCCGGTATCCTTATGCGCGGTGTTGGTAAAGATGAAATCGAGAGAGGAATGGTACTTGCTAAACCAGGATCGATCACTCCTCACACCGAATTCGAGTGCCAGGTTTATGTACTTTCGAAAGAAGAAGGTGGCCGTCACAAACCATTCTCGAATGGCTACAGACCACAGTTCTATTTCAGAACAACAGATGTGACCGGCGTAGTAACACTTGAAAACGCTGACGACATCGTAATGCCTGGTGACAACAGGTCAATGAGAGTTAAACTGATCTCCGAGATCGCTATGGAAGAAGGACTCAGATTCGCTATCCGTGAGGGTGGAAGAACCGTGGGTGCCGGAACCGTAACCAAGATCATCGAGTAA
- the rpsL gene encoding 30S ribosomal protein S12, producing MPTINQLVRKGRKIVLSKNKAPALSACPQKRGVCTRVYTTTPKKPNSALRKVARVRLTNHIEVSAYIPGEGHNLQEHSIVLIRGGRVKDLPGVRYHIIRGTLDSNGVSDRKQGRSKYGAKRPKQQKGK from the coding sequence TTGCCTACAATCAATCAGTTGGTGAGGAAAGGTCGTAAGATCGTGCTTTCAAAAAATAAAGCACCGGCCCTTTCTGCCTGTCCTCAAAAAAGAGGGGTTTGCACCAGAGTTTACACAACAACTCCGAAGAAACCAAACTCGGCATTACGCAAAGTTGCGAGAGTTAGACTAACTAACCACATAGAAGTCTCAGCCTATATACCCGGCGAAGGCCACAATTTGCAAGAGCACTCGATCGTTTTGATCAGGGGCGGCAGGGTTAAAGACCTTCCCGGTGTCAGGTATCACATCATTAGAGGAACGCTCGATTCCAATGGTGTATCTGACAGAAAACAGGGAAGATCCAAGTACGGAGCCAAGAGGCCCAAACAACAAAAAGGCAAGTAA
- the rpsG gene encoding 30S ribosomal protein S7, whose amino-acid sequence MRKKRAPKRYIKPDPRFGDHSLAKFINAIMEDGHKETARTLVYDAFTIVEEKTSKPGIEIFKKAIQNCQPVIEVRSRRVGGATYQVPMEVRPERRMALAIRWIKKYATDRKDKSMATKLANEFIDASNNQGNAIKKKDDTHRMAEANKAFAHFKW is encoded by the coding sequence ATGAGAAAAAAGAGAGCACCAAAAAGATATATAAAACCAGATCCAAGATTCGGTGATCATTCGCTGGCTAAATTCATAAATGCAATTATGGAAGATGGTCACAAGGAAACCGCAAGAACTCTGGTATATGATGCTTTTACAATAGTTGAAGAAAAAACTTCGAAACCGGGAATTGAAATCTTCAAAAAGGCGATTCAGAATTGCCAGCCCGTAATTGAAGTGCGCAGCCGCAGAGTCGGTGGAGCTACCTATCAGGTTCCGATGGAAGTCCGCCCTGAAAGAAGAATGGCTCTTGCTATCAGATGGATAAAAAAATATGCAACTGACAGAAAAGACAAATCGATGGCAACAAAGCTCGCAAACGAGTTTATTGATGCATCGAACAATCAGGGCAACGCAATAAAGAAAAAAGATGATACCCACAGAATGGCCGAAGCCAACAAGGCTTTCGCTCACTTCAAGTGGTAG
- the rpoC gene encoding DNA-directed RNA polymerase subunit beta', whose translation MSLRLPENVIKDVNSITITLASPDDILDRSHGEVTKPETINYRSFRPEKDGLFCEKIFGPTRDWECYCGKYKRIRYKGIICDRCGVEVTQKSVRRERMGHIGLAVPVVHIWFFKSLPSKIGNLLGFSSKELEKIVYYESYVVMNPGPTGLRVNDLITEDQYSEIQKSLPVGNDKLADNDPNKFYAKIGGEAIRELLKNLNVEEKFYELKDQLSREGSQQKKEELLKRLRVIEAFRTKEDKLENKPEWMVLNYIPVIPPELRPLVPLEGGRFATSDLNDLYRRVIIRNNRLKRLIDIKAPEVILRNEKRMLQEAVDALFDNSRRGSAVRSDNNRPLKSLSDMLKGKQGRFRQNLLGKRVDYSGRSVIVVGPELKLHQCGLPKDMAYELFKPLIIRKLIERGHNKTVKSAKKVVERKDPIIWEILEKIIDGHPVMLNRAPTLHRLGIQAFQPKLIDEKAIRLHPMVCTAFNADFDGDQMAVHVPLSDEAKLEAQLLMLSSHNILSPQNGSPIVVPTQDIVLGVYYLTKKKDGDLGEGMVFSNDEEVEIAYNNKVVGLHAKIKVRIDGKMIETTVGRVIFNKIVPKEMGFYNQLLVKKSFGAFVNLMFMRLGNKVTARFLDDLKDLGFTFAMKGGLSISFSDLVVPAEKESIIGEANRKVEQVLNEHENGFITDTERYNKIIDIWTHATNDVGKVLMEKLRESNQGFNPIHMMVDSGARGSSEQVRQLAGMRGLMMKPQKSLTGQAGEIIENPIIANFKEGLSVLEYFISTHGARKGLADTALKTADAGYLTRRLVDVAQDVIITQIDCGTILGIEISALKEAGEEREPLTERIVGRVAQGDIYDPRTDELICENGLMITEEIAAVIEDAGLDSVYIRTVLTCEAKHGVCAHCYGRNLTNGKLVEIGEAVGVIAAQSIGEPGTQLTLRTFHLGGTSARIATQSQVDTPVEGIVRYNRVTFVEKDSIFGKVKVVTGRRGIVEIVDNNEILLRKFDVPYGAELLVDENQKVRKKQPLYYHDPYNALILSDITGVIKFVDLIDKFTYEQITDDQTGHVQKVVIEPKDKSLSPSIVVENADGEKRSFNIPAKAFLSVEEGQEIPAGTILAKIAKQASKTRDITGGLPRVTELFEARNPQDPAIIADIEGVVSFGAKRKGTREIIVTAVDKSDEKKYNVQISKHTLVQEGDEIPAGEKIIDGPVDPHDILRIKGTNAVQEYLVNEIQEVYRLQGVKINDKHIEVIVRQMLQKIKVVQPGDTRFLEEDVVDKAEFMEENEKMIESVIVTDAGGSILKPGQLISRKKLSEINLELKKRSKPEIQYRDAEQATFDHMLLGITRAALETESFISAASFQETTKVLANAAIQAKRDTLRGLKENVVMGRLIPAGTGLRKYRSLIVRDEDEMAMEALENEAAKIPSI comes from the coding sequence ATGTCATTAAGATTGCCGGAAAATGTAATAAAAGATGTTAATTCTATTACTATTACATTGGCGAGCCCCGATGATATACTTGATAGATCCCATGGCGAGGTAACGAAACCTGAAACCATAAATTATAGATCGTTCAGACCTGAAAAGGACGGGCTTTTCTGTGAGAAAATTTTCGGGCCCACGCGTGACTGGGAGTGTTACTGTGGCAAGTATAAAAGGATCAGATACAAAGGTATCATCTGCGACAGATGCGGTGTTGAGGTTACTCAGAAGAGTGTACGAAGAGAAAGAATGGGCCATATAGGTCTTGCCGTTCCCGTAGTACATATCTGGTTCTTCAAATCGCTGCCATCGAAAATTGGAAATCTTTTGGGCTTCAGCTCAAAGGAACTTGAAAAAATAGTTTATTATGAGTCTTATGTAGTTATGAATCCGGGACCAACAGGTCTCAGGGTAAACGATCTCATAACCGAGGATCAGTATTCAGAAATCCAGAAATCATTACCTGTTGGAAATGATAAACTGGCTGATAATGACCCGAATAAATTTTATGCCAAAATAGGCGGGGAAGCAATCCGCGAGCTTCTGAAGAACCTCAATGTAGAGGAGAAATTCTATGAACTCAAAGATCAGCTCAGCCGCGAAGGCTCACAGCAGAAAAAAGAAGAATTACTTAAGAGACTTAGAGTAATTGAAGCTTTCCGTACGAAGGAAGACAAACTTGAGAACAAACCTGAATGGATGGTTCTCAACTACATTCCTGTGATTCCACCCGAGTTGCGACCTTTGGTTCCCCTCGAAGGTGGAAGGTTTGCCACAAGTGATCTCAACGATCTCTACAGAAGAGTAATCATTCGTAACAACCGTCTCAAGAGATTGATTGACATTAAGGCTCCCGAAGTAATTCTCAGAAATGAGAAAAGAATGCTTCAGGAAGCTGTTGATGCCCTCTTCGACAACTCAAGACGCGGTTCTGCGGTAAGAAGTGATAACAACAGACCGTTAAAATCGTTGAGCGACATGCTCAAAGGTAAACAGGGTCGTTTCCGCCAGAACCTCCTCGGAAAAAGAGTTGACTACTCCGGCAGATCGGTTATCGTTGTGGGTCCTGAACTGAAACTTCATCAGTGCGGTCTCCCTAAAGACATGGCGTACGAACTTTTCAAACCTCTTATCATCAGGAAGCTGATCGAGAGAGGGCACAACAAAACCGTTAAGAGTGCCAAGAAGGTAGTCGAGAGAAAAGATCCAATTATTTGGGAAATTCTCGAAAAAATTATCGACGGACATCCAGTGATGCTGAACCGTGCTCCCACGCTTCACCGTCTTGGTATCCAGGCATTCCAGCCAAAACTCATCGATGAGAAAGCCATCAGGCTCCATCCGATGGTTTGTACCGCTTTTAACGCGGATTTTGACGGTGATCAGATGGCTGTGCATGTGCCTCTTTCAGATGAAGCCAAGCTTGAAGCACAACTTCTTATGCTTTCGAGCCACAACATCCTTTCTCCACAGAACGGAAGCCCGATTGTTGTTCCTACACAGGATATCGTATTGGGTGTTTACTATCTGACCAAAAAGAAAGATGGCGATCTCGGCGAAGGAATGGTTTTCAGCAATGATGAAGAGGTGGAAATAGCCTATAACAACAAAGTAGTCGGTCTCCATGCCAAGATCAAGGTAAGAATTGACGGCAAAATGATCGAAACCACTGTTGGAAGGGTTATCTTCAACAAAATTGTTCCCAAAGAAATGGGATTCTATAACCAGTTGCTCGTGAAGAAATCATTCGGTGCATTCGTAAACCTTATGTTCATGAGGCTTGGAAATAAAGTAACTGCCAGGTTCCTCGATGATTTGAAAGATCTCGGTTTCACATTCGCCATGAAGGGTGGACTTTCCATCTCCTTTAGTGATCTTGTGGTTCCCGCAGAAAAAGAATCGATTATCGGCGAAGCCAACAGAAAAGTTGAGCAGGTACTTAACGAACATGAAAACGGTTTTATCACAGATACCGAGAGATACAACAAGATCATCGATATCTGGACACACGCAACCAATGATGTTGGCAAGGTTCTTATGGAGAAACTCAGAGAATCGAACCAGGGATTCAACCCCATTCACATGATGGTTGACTCGGGTGCGAGAGGTTCTTCGGAACAGGTTCGCCAGCTTGCAGGTATGCGTGGTCTTATGATGAAACCTCAGAAATCACTTACCGGTCAGGCAGGTGAAATTATCGAGAACCCGATCATAGCCAACTTCAAAGAAGGTCTTTCGGTACTCGAATACTTCATCTCCACTCACGGTGCCCGTAAAGGTCTTGCAGATACAGCTCTTAAAACAGCAGATGCCGGTTACCTTACGAGAAGGCTCGTGGATGTTGCCCAGGATGTGATTATCACCCAGATTGACTGCGGTACCATTCTTGGTATCGAAATCTCCGCTCTTAAAGAAGCCGGAGAAGAACGCGAACCGCTCACCGAGAGAATTGTCGGTAGAGTTGCCCAGGGCGATATTTACGATCCAAGAACCGATGAACTGATTTGTGAAAACGGTTTAATGATTACAGAAGAAATCGCCGCCGTCATCGAAGACGCCGGACTCGATTCTGTCTATATCAGAACAGTACTTACATGTGAAGCTAAACATGGTGTCTGCGCCCATTGTTATGGAAGAAACCTTACAAACGGCAAACTCGTTGAAATTGGTGAAGCTGTGGGCGTTATTGCTGCACAGTCAATCGGTGAACCGGGTACACAGCTTACACTCAGAACTTTCCACCTTGGTGGTACCTCTGCCCGTATTGCGACACAATCACAGGTTGATACACCTGTTGAAGGTATTGTAAGATACAACAGAGTAACATTTGTTGAGAAAGATTCAATCTTCGGAAAAGTAAAAGTGGTTACCGGACGAAGAGGAATCGTTGAAATAGTTGACAATAATGAAATTCTTCTCAGGAAGTTTGATGTTCCCTACGGTGCAGAACTGCTCGTGGATGAAAATCAAAAGGTAAGGAAAAAACAACCCCTTTACTACCATGATCCTTATAATGCTCTGATTCTTTCAGATATCACCGGTGTAATCAAGTTTGTCGATCTTATCGATAAATTTACATACGAGCAGATTACTGATGATCAGACAGGCCATGTTCAGAAGGTTGTGATCGAACCTAAGGACAAATCTCTCTCACCATCCATCGTTGTAGAAAACGCTGATGGCGAAAAGAGATCGTTCAACATCCCTGCAAAAGCCTTCCTCTCTGTCGAAGAGGGTCAGGAAATACCTGCAGGTACAATTCTTGCCAAGATAGCCAAGCAGGCTTCGAAGACACGGGATATCACCGGTGGTCTTCCAAGAGTAACCGAGCTGTTTGAAGCAAGAAATCCGCAGGATCCTGCAATCATCGCAGATATCGAAGGTGTTGTATCGTTCGGTGCGAAGAGAAAAGGTACCCGTGAGATTATCGTAACCGCTGTTGACAAGTCTGACGAGAAGAAATACAATGTACAGATTAGTAAACACACACTCGTGCAGGAAGGTGATGAAATACCTGCCGGCGAGAAGATTATAGATGGTCCGGTTGATCCGCATGACATCTTGAGAATCAAAGGTACAAACGCAGTACAGGAATACCTCGTAAACGAAATACAGGAAGTGTATCGTTTGCAGGGTGTTAAGATCAACGACAAGCATATCGAGGTAATTGTGCGTCAGATGCTTCAGAAGATCAAAGTTGTGCAGCCGGGTGACACCAGATTCCTCGAGGAGGATGTTGTTGACAAAGCCGAGTTTATGGAAGAGAACGAAAAAATGATCGAGTCAGTTATTGTAACCGACGCCGGTGGTTCTATTCTTAAACCCGGACAGCTCATCTCCAGAAAGAAGTTGTCTGAGATTAATCTGGAACTCAAAAAGAGAAGCAAACCGGAAATTCAGTATCGTGACGCTGAACAGGCTACTTTCGATCACATGTTGCTCGGAATTACCAGAGCCGCGCTCGAAACTGAAAGTTTTATCTCTGCCGCTTCATTCCAGGAAACCACAAAAGTACTGGCAAACGCAGCGATTCAGGCGAAGAGAGACACCCTTAGAGGATTAAAAGAGAATGTTGTAATGGGTCGTCTTATTCCGGCCGGAACAGGATTGAGAAAATACCGTTCACTCATCGTAAGAGATGAGGATGAAATGGCAATGGAAGCTTTGGAGAACGAAGCAGCCAAAATACCTTCAATCTGA